CCGTTCCCATCGAGCAGATCGGCGGATCGGCCACCGTCATCGACGCGCAAGCGCTGGAACAGCGTCAGACACGCAACCTGTCCGATGTGCTGCGGGACGTACCGGGCGTGGCGGTCAGCCGCCAGATCGGCGGGCTGACGCAGATCCGCATTCGCGGGACCGAGGGCAATCATGTCCTGACCCTGATCGACGGGATCGAGGTATCCGACCCGTTCCAGGGCGAGTTCGACTATAGCGGCGTACTGGCCGACAGCGCCGCGCGGGTCGAGGTGCTGCGCGGTCAGCAATCCTCGCTCTATGGGTCCGACGCGATCGGCGGCGTGATCCATTATCTGACGCTGTCGGGTCGCGAGGCACCGGGGTTCAGCGCGCGGATCGAGGGCGGGTCGTTCGGCACCGTCAGCGCGGCGGCACGCGCCGCGGGTGCTTCGGGCAGTTTCGACTATGCGCTGTCGGCAACGGGCTTCATCACCGACGGCACCCCGACGGCGCGCGCCGGCACCCGCAACATCGGGTCGAAAAGCGCAGCGCTGAGCGGGAAGTTCAACTGGACTCCGTCGGACAGCTTCACGCTGACCGGAGTGCTGCGCTACAGCGTGACCGACGCGGATGCCAACAACAGCGACGGGAACCCCGCCAGCCCGACCTTTGGCTATACGATCGACAGCCCCGGCGTGCATTACCGCAACCGTGGCCTTTACGGTCTGCTCAGCGCACAGTTCAGCGCACTAGACGGGCGCTGGACCACGACGCTCTCCGGCCAGTTCGCAGATACCGAGCGGACGATGTTTCGCGCCAATGACGTCGTCGATTTCGGCAATACCGGCCAGCGCTACAAGGGCTCGCTGGTGTCGAGCCTGCGCTTCGGCAGCGACGCGGTCACCCACCGGCTGACCGGCGCGGTCGATCTGGAGCGTGAGGAGTTCCGCAATACCACTCCCGGCACCGGATCGCCGTGGGATGCCTTCACCGGCAAGCGGACCACCGATAATCTCGGACTGGTCGCGCAATATGAACTGACTGCGGGCGATTTCGCAGCAAGTGGCTCGATCCGTCACGACGACAATAACCGCTTCGACGACGCGACAACCTGGCGTGTACAGGGCAGCTATCGCCTGCCCACCGACACGCGCGTGCGCGTCGCTTATGGCACCGGGGTCAAGAATCCCGGCTATTACGAGCTCTATGGCTTCTCTGACGGTGTCTATATCGGCAACCCGAACCTGAAGCCGGAAAAGTCGGAAGGCTGGGAAGCGGGCATCGAGCAAACGCTCGCGGACGATACGGTGACGTTCGGCGCGACCTATTTCGACTCGACGCTCGAGGACGAGATCTACACCACCTACCCCGCCCCGACCTTCGTCGCGACGCCAGCCAACCGCACGACCCTGTCCAAGCAGCATGGCGTCGAGCTGTTCCTCAGCGCACGCCCGATCCCGCAGCTGCGGTTCGACGCGAGCTACACGCATCTCAATGCGGAAGAGAGTGGCGTCGAGGAAGTGCGGCGGCCGGGCGACATCGCCAGCTTCAACGCGACCTACACCAGCAGCGACGAGCGGCTTTCGACCACGCTGACGG
The genomic region above belongs to Sphingomonas sp. J315 and contains:
- a CDS encoding TonB-dependent receptor plug domain-containing protein, whose protein sequence is MLKLLSVSTLAIAAASPAIAGETAVAEVSSETVVVTASRSGEAVPIEQIGGSATVIDAQALEQRQTRNLSDVLRDVPGVAVSRQIGGLTQIRIRGTEGNHVLTLIDGIEVSDPFQGEFDYSGVLADSAARVEVLRGQQSSLYGSDAIGGVIHYLTLSGREAPGFSARIEGGSFGTVSAAARAAGASGSFDYALSATGFITDGTPTARAGTRNIGSKSAALSGKFNWTPSDSFTLTGVLRYSVTDADANNSDGNPASPTFGYTIDSPGVHYRNRGLYGLLSAQFSALDGRWTTTLSGQFADTERTMFRANDVVDFGNTGQRYKGSLVSSLRFGSDAVTHRLTGAVDLEREEFRNTTPGTGSPWDAFTGKRTTDNLGLVAQYELTAGDFAASGSIRHDDNNRFDDATTWRVQGSYRLPTDTRVRVAYGTGVKNPGYYELYGFSDGVYIGNPNLKPEKSEGWEAGIEQTLADDTVTFGATYFDSTLEDEIYTTYPAPTFVATPANRTTLSKQHGVELFLSARPIPQLRFDASYTHLNAEESGVEEVRRPGDIASFNATYTSSDERLSTTLTVRHNGRMTDIAFTDPSYTPVRVSLKPFTLVNFNVAFEVVEKVQLFGRVENLFDVDYEEVFSFATPGVGAFAGVRVKL